A single region of the Streptomyces sp. NBC_00425 genome encodes:
- a CDS encoding saccharopine dehydrogenase C-terminal domain-containing protein has translation MRVLLVGAGGVGTAVTRIAARRPFFEVMVVADYDPARAAAAVAALDGDARFVAERIDAADEAAVAALLARHRCDVLLNATDPRFVMPLFGAARTAGATYVDMAMSLSRPHPERPHQECGVKLGDAQFAEADDWAAAGALALVGMGVEPGLSDVFARYAADELFDEIEEIGIRDGANLTVDGYDFAPSFSIWTTIEECLNPPVVYEADRGWFTTAPFSEPEVFDFPEGIGPVECVNVEHEEVLLVPRWVKADRVTFKYGLGAEFVETLRTLHRLGLDGTTPVTVPSAQGPVRVSPRDVVAACLPDPATLGERMHGKTCAGTWVRGVKDGAPREVYLYHVVDNQWSMAEYGSQAVVWQTAVNPVVALELLATGAWSGAGVLGPEAFPARPFLDLLTEYGSPWGLREQ, from the coding sequence ATGCGTGTCCTGCTCGTTGGCGCCGGCGGTGTGGGCACCGCCGTCACCCGCATCGCCGCCCGCCGTCCGTTCTTCGAGGTGATGGTGGTCGCCGACTACGACCCCGCCCGCGCCGCGGCCGCCGTCGCCGCTCTGGACGGCGACGCGCGGTTCGTCGCCGAGCGGATCGACGCCGCCGACGAGGCGGCCGTGGCCGCCCTGCTCGCCCGTCACCGCTGCGACGTCCTGCTGAACGCCACGGACCCGCGGTTCGTGATGCCGCTCTTCGGCGCGGCGCGCACGGCCGGCGCCACCTATGTCGACATGGCGATGTCGCTGTCCCGCCCGCACCCGGAACGGCCGCACCAGGAGTGCGGCGTCAAGCTCGGCGACGCGCAGTTCGCCGAGGCCGACGACTGGGCCGCCGCCGGCGCCCTGGCGCTGGTCGGCATGGGCGTCGAGCCGGGCCTCTCGGACGTCTTCGCCCGGTACGCGGCCGACGAGCTCTTCGACGAGATCGAGGAGATCGGCATCCGCGACGGCGCGAACCTCACCGTCGACGGTTACGACTTCGCCCCCTCCTTCAGCATCTGGACCACGATCGAGGAGTGCCTGAACCCGCCGGTCGTCTACGAGGCCGACCGCGGCTGGTTCACCACCGCGCCCTTCAGCGAGCCCGAGGTGTTCGACTTCCCCGAGGGCATCGGGCCGGTGGAGTGCGTCAACGTGGAGCATGAGGAGGTGCTGCTCGTACCGCGCTGGGTGAAGGCGGACCGGGTCACCTTCAAGTACGGCCTCGGCGCGGAGTTCGTCGAGACGCTCAGGACGCTGCACCGCCTGGGACTGGACGGCACCACGCCGGTGACGGTGCCGAGCGCGCAGGGACCGGTTCGCGTCTCGCCCCGGGACGTGGTCGCCGCCTGTCTGCCCGATCCGGCGACGCTGGGCGAGCGCATGCACGGCAAGACCTGCGCGGGCACCTGGGTGCGCGGCGTCAAGGACGGGGCGCCCCGCGAGGTGTACCTGTACCACGTGGTCGACAACCAGTGGTCGATGGCGGAGTACGGCAGCCAGGCCGTGGTGTGGCAGACGGCGGTCAACCCGGTCGTCGCCCTCGAACTGCTCGCGACGGGCGCCTGGTCGGGGGCGGGCGTCCTCGGACCCGAGGCGTTCCCGGCCCGCCCGTTCCTCGACCTGCTGACGGAGTACGGCTCGCCCTGGGGGCTGCGGGAACAGTGA
- a CDS encoding WhiB family transcriptional regulator, with protein MDDWRQHAACRREDPDLFFPIGTSGPALMQEEQAKAVCRRCPVQEACLEWAMETDQTLGVWGGTSETERRALKRRIKARRSS; from the coding sequence ATGGACGACTGGCGACAGCACGCCGCGTGCCGCCGCGAGGACCCGGACCTCTTCTTCCCGATCGGCACCTCGGGCCCGGCACTGATGCAGGAGGAGCAGGCGAAGGCGGTCTGCCGGCGCTGCCCCGTGCAGGAGGCGTGCCTGGAGTGGGCCATGGAGACCGATCAGACGCTCGGGGTGTGGGGCGGCACGAGCGAGACGGAACGCCGCGCCCTCAAGCGGCGCATCAAGGCACGGCGCAGTTCGTGA
- a CDS encoding M1 family metallopeptidase, giving the protein MTHPRRRTTALLRREAVAATVPVAVAALLAAAGPAAAAGPTGTAGVGDPYFPLAGNGGYHVAHYDLTLRYDPGSRHLDGKAVLTARATQRLTRFDLDFQGLNVTGLTVEHVKAAHRRRGQELVVTPKRALRKGERFQITVTYKGTPGPVTDPDGSLDGWIPTDDGAFVAGEPQGAMTWFPANNHPLDKSSYDFAITVPAGRAAVANGVLVGRRTTHGTTTYRWRQKEPMAAYLATATVGKFQVEQYTTRDGLEVYNAVDPREAAAAAPVLKKLPSVLEWESRLFGPYPFRAAGAIVDHAPNVGYALETQTRPVYDRAPSLSTLVHESAHQWYGDSVSLTSWKDIWLNEGFATYAEWLYAEQHGGDSAQKAFDDLYALPATDGLWAFPPGDPGSGANIFGTPVYARGAMTLHVLRSTVGDRAFFRILRAWAAAHRNGNGTTAQFERLAERTSGRKLGPLFRTWLYGDGKPARP; this is encoded by the coding sequence GTGACACACCCCCGCAGACGCACCACCGCCCTGCTGCGCCGCGAAGCCGTCGCCGCCACCGTCCCCGTCGCCGTGGCCGCGCTGCTCGCGGCGGCCGGCCCCGCCGCGGCGGCCGGCCCGACGGGCACGGCCGGCGTCGGCGACCCCTACTTCCCGCTCGCCGGCAACGGCGGCTATCACGTGGCCCACTACGACCTGACCCTCCGTTACGACCCCGGCAGCCGCCACCTCGACGGCAAGGCGGTCCTCACCGCCCGCGCCACCCAGCGCCTGACCCGCTTCGACCTCGACTTCCAGGGGCTGAACGTCACCGGCCTGACGGTCGAGCACGTCAAGGCCGCTCACCGGCGCCGGGGCCAGGAACTCGTCGTCACCCCCAAGCGCGCGCTGCGCAAGGGCGAGCGCTTCCAGATCACCGTCACCTACAAAGGCACCCCCGGCCCGGTCACCGACCCCGACGGGTCCCTGGACGGCTGGATCCCCACCGACGACGGCGCCTTCGTCGCCGGCGAGCCGCAGGGCGCCATGACCTGGTTCCCGGCGAACAACCACCCTCTCGACAAGTCCTCCTACGACTTCGCCATCACCGTCCCCGCCGGCCGCGCCGCCGTCGCCAACGGCGTCCTGGTCGGCCGGCGCACCACGCACGGCACGACCACCTACCGCTGGCGGCAGAAGGAGCCCATGGCCGCCTACCTCGCCACCGCGACCGTCGGGAAGTTCCAGGTCGAGCAGTACACCACCCGCGACGGACTCGAGGTCTACAACGCCGTCGACCCGCGCGAGGCCGCGGCCGCCGCGCCGGTGCTGAAGAAACTGCCCTCCGTGCTGGAGTGGGAGAGCCGGCTGTTCGGGCCCTACCCGTTCCGCGCCGCCGGGGCGATCGTCGACCACGCCCCGAACGTCGGCTACGCCCTGGAGACCCAGACCCGGCCGGTGTACGACCGGGCGCCCTCCCTGAGCACCCTCGTCCACGAGAGCGCCCACCAGTGGTACGGCGACTCCGTCTCCCTCACCTCCTGGAAGGACATCTGGCTCAACGAGGGCTTCGCCACCTACGCCGAGTGGCTCTACGCCGAGCAGCACGGCGGCGACAGCGCCCAGAAGGCCTTCGACGACCTGTACGCCCTCCCGGCGACCGACGGACTGTGGGCGTTCCCGCCCGGCGACCCCGGCAGTGGCGCGAACATCTTCGGCACCCCGGTCTACGCCCGCGGCGCCATGACCCTGCACGTGCTGCGCAGCACGGTCGGAGACCGTGCCTTCTTCCGCATCCTGCGTGCCTGGGCGGCCGCACACCGCAACGGCAACGGCACCACCGCCCAGTTCGAACGCCTCGCGGAACGGACGTCCGGCAGAAAACTCGGCCCTCTGTTCCGGACCTGGCTGTACGGCGACGGCAAGCCCGCAAGGCCGTAG
- a CDS encoding response regulator transcription factor: MCAHVLVAEDDTMQAELIRRSLLAEGHTATVVHDGSAALEAVRRDRPDLVVLDLMLPLVDGFGVCRVLRQGDDDIPVLMLTARAAEDDLLLGLELGADDYMTKPYSPRELMARIRTVLRRSGRAGADRRDGPVVRAAGLAVDPERHEVRCEGEPVDCTPAEFQILLAMASEPERVFSRRQLLQCTRGFDRSSTERAVDVHIMNLRRKIEADPRKPVRLLTVFGVGYKLSGGRP, translated from the coding sequence GTGTGCGCTCATGTACTGGTGGCCGAGGACGACACGATGCAGGCCGAGCTCATCCGCCGCTCGCTGCTCGCCGAGGGCCACACCGCCACCGTCGTGCACGACGGCTCCGCCGCGCTGGAGGCGGTGCGGCGGGACCGGCCGGACCTCGTCGTCCTCGACCTCATGCTGCCGCTCGTCGACGGGTTCGGGGTGTGCCGGGTGCTGCGGCAGGGCGACGACGACATCCCGGTGCTGATGCTGACCGCCCGCGCCGCCGAGGACGACCTCCTGCTCGGCCTCGAACTCGGCGCCGACGACTACATGACCAAGCCGTACAGCCCACGCGAGCTGATGGCCCGCATCCGCACCGTCCTGCGGCGCAGCGGCCGGGCCGGCGCCGACCGGCGGGACGGGCCCGTCGTGCGGGCCGCGGGGCTCGCCGTCGACCCGGAGCGGCACGAGGTGCGCTGCGAGGGCGAGCCGGTGGACTGCACACCGGCCGAGTTCCAGATCCTGCTGGCGATGGCCTCCGAACCCGAACGTGTCTTCTCCCGGAGGCAGTTGCTCCAGTGCACCCGCGGCTTCGACCGCTCCTCCACCGAACGGGCCGTCGACGTGCACATCATGAACCTGCGCCGCAAGATCGAGGCCGACCCGCGCAAGCCCGTGCGGCTGCTCACCGTGTTCGGCGTCGGCTACAAGCTGAGCGGCGGCCGGCCGTGA
- a CDS encoding sensor histidine kinase: MNRARIPLRKRLLVRLLSASVLIAVCSVAATAWLAVTTTTRALREEQGQALADDMDILARLSGYAATHPEWTGVQDAVRELSAVTGRRIALTTTDRTPLADSAPRGTSLPPRAAATVDPLRTDTYTERGAQLSGTDPRVVGPYRLTPGERHELDSAAHDRQACFARYGMETTVTRTPSGRPVVEDADGTTSSGYVPDECADGRLNTPMPTEEKALTALQGLAAGCLTRAGLDPGTPLFLGLGGPGALGRDATPGPVFGKARGAKAMRAAQTCIEEGRRVQLDPYVAPVAELFLGGGNTGAQPRWDMSRANKAKVVGVAGLVLAVTVAVSALVATRLVRPLRALTEAAQQPPDRHARVPVTTRDETGILAEAFNDLTERRQRLEAQRKAFVADVAHELRSPLTNIRGWLEVTRDGLVEPDAELLGALHEEALVLQRVIDDLRDLAAADAGTLLLHREPVAADDLLAQVAAAHRVAADTAGVTLRTDTEDAVWLDADPVRLRQVLGNLVANAVRHTPADGTVTLTARGDGDRVVLKVADTGTGIAPGDLPHVFERFWRAEKSRSRRTGGSGLGLPIVRQLTDAHGGTVEAASTPGEGSVFTLRLPAAPPPGDG; encoded by the coding sequence GTGAACCGCGCCCGGATACCGCTGCGCAAACGGCTGCTCGTCCGGCTGCTGAGCGCATCCGTCCTCATCGCCGTGTGCTCGGTGGCCGCGACCGCCTGGCTGGCGGTGACCACCACCACCCGCGCGCTGCGGGAGGAACAGGGCCAGGCGCTCGCCGACGACATGGACATCCTCGCCCGGCTCAGCGGCTACGCGGCCACGCACCCCGAGTGGACCGGCGTCCAGGACGCGGTGCGTGAGCTGTCCGCGGTCACCGGCAGACGCATCGCCCTCACCACGACCGACCGCACCCCCCTCGCCGACTCGGCGCCGCGGGGCACGTCGCTGCCGCCGCGCGCCGCCGCCACCGTCGACCCGCTGCGCACCGACACGTACACCGAGCGCGGCGCCCAGCTCAGCGGCACCGATCCGCGGGTGGTGGGCCCCTATCGGCTCACCCCCGGGGAACGCCACGAGCTCGACTCGGCCGCCCACGACCGGCAGGCGTGCTTCGCCCGGTACGGCATGGAGACGACCGTGACCCGGACCCCGAGCGGCCGCCCGGTGGTCGAGGACGCGGACGGCACGACCTCGTCCGGCTATGTGCCCGACGAATGCGCGGACGGGCGGCTCAACACCCCGATGCCCACCGAGGAGAAGGCGCTGACCGCGCTCCAGGGGCTCGCGGCCGGCTGCCTGACCCGCGCGGGCCTCGATCCCGGGACGCCGTTGTTCCTCGGCCTCGGCGGGCCCGGCGCCCTCGGCCGGGACGCGACCCCCGGGCCCGTGTTCGGCAAGGCGCGCGGCGCCAAGGCGATGCGGGCGGCGCAGACCTGCATCGAGGAAGGCCGCCGGGTTCAGCTCGACCCGTACGTGGCCCCGGTCGCCGAACTGTTCTTGGGCGGCGGGAACACCGGCGCGCAGCCCCGCTGGGACATGTCACGGGCCAACAAGGCGAAGGTCGTCGGCGTGGCCGGGCTGGTGCTGGCCGTCACCGTCGCGGTGAGCGCCCTCGTCGCCACCCGTCTCGTCCGCCCCCTGCGGGCCCTGACGGAGGCCGCGCAGCAGCCCCCGGACCGGCACGCCAGGGTTCCCGTCACGACGCGGGACGAGACCGGCATCCTCGCGGAGGCGTTCAACGACCTGACCGAACGCAGGCAACGGCTGGAGGCGCAGCGCAAGGCCTTCGTCGCGGACGTCGCCCACGAACTGCGCAGCCCGCTCACCAACATCCGGGGCTGGCTGGAGGTCACCCGCGACGGTCTCGTCGAACCCGACGCCGAGCTGCTCGGTGCGCTGCACGAGGAGGCGCTGGTCCTGCAGCGGGTCATCGACGACCTGCGCGACCTCGCCGCCGCCGACGCCGGCACCCTTCTGCTGCACCGTGAACCGGTGGCCGCCGACGATCTGCTCGCCCAGGTCGCCGCCGCGCACCGGGTGGCCGCCGACACCGCCGGGGTGACTCTGCGTACCGACACCGAGGACGCCGTCTGGCTGGACGCCGACCCGGTGCGGCTGCGGCAGGTCCTCGGCAACCTCGTGGCCAACGCCGTGCGCCACACCCCGGCGGACGGCACGGTCACTCTGACCGCCCGCGGGGACGGCGACCGGGTCGTGCTGAAGGTCGCCGACACCGGCACGGGCATCGCCCCCGGGGATCTGCCGCACGTCTTCGAGCGGTTCTGGCGGGCGGAGAAGTCGCGGAGCCGGCGCACCGGCGGCAGCGGGCTGGGTCTGCCGATCGTCCGCCAGCTGACGGACGCCCACGGGGGCACGGTCGAAGCGGCCAGCACTCCCGGCGAGGGCAGCGTCTTCACCCTGCGGCTGCCCGCCGCGCCGCCGCCGGGAGACGGCTGA
- a CDS encoding L,D-transpeptidase family protein, with translation MIAIPRRRPLPRPRAVLLAASLLLTGCGGTASSDGAGAHGAPAAPAAVSAAPGAPAPASAAPTVPQRIPGLGPRTWSQVPGDARQAVVVTGAGKNSPLSTVVLYRRTATGWQAGERWPAHNALRGWSDHHTGGDLRSPIGVYGLTDAGGLLPDPGTKLPYDHGRGFRSPGTGFEGESLEGSFDYVVAIDYNRTPGVSPLDWTRPLGAGRGGGIWLHVDHGGPTHGCVSVAERHMKELLRALDPALHPVTVMGDHASLAR, from the coding sequence ATGATCGCCATCCCGCGCCGTCGGCCCCTGCCCCGCCCCCGTGCCGTGCTGCTCGCCGCGTCCCTGCTGCTCACGGGATGCGGCGGCACCGCGTCCTCCGACGGAGCCGGGGCCCACGGCGCGCCCGCCGCCCCCGCCGCGGTGAGCGCCGCGCCGGGCGCCCCCGCACCCGCGTCCGCCGCCCCGACCGTGCCGCAGCGGATACCGGGCCTGGGGCCGAGGACCTGGTCCCAGGTGCCGGGCGACGCACGGCAGGCGGTCGTGGTGACCGGCGCCGGGAAGAACTCCCCGCTCTCCACCGTCGTCCTCTACCGGCGCACCGCGACCGGCTGGCAGGCCGGCGAGCGCTGGCCCGCGCACAACGCCCTGCGCGGCTGGAGCGACCACCACACGGGTGGCGACCTGCGCTCGCCCATCGGCGTCTACGGCCTCACCGACGCCGGCGGCCTGCTGCCCGACCCGGGCACGAAACTCCCCTACGACCACGGGAGGGGTTTTCGCTCGCCGGGCACCGGATTCGAGGGCGAGTCGCTGGAGGGCTCGTTCGACTACGTGGTCGCCATCGACTACAACCGCACGCCCGGCGTCTCCCCGCTCGACTGGACCCGCCCGCTCGGCGCGGGCCGCGGCGGCGGGATCTGGCTCCACGTCGACCACGGCGGCCCCACCCACGGATGCGTGAGCGTCGCCGAGCGCCACATGAAGGAACTGCTGCGCGCCCTCGACCCCGCCCTGCACCCCGTGACCGTCATGGGCGACCATGCCTCTCTGGCCCGCTGA
- a CDS encoding TetR/AcrR family transcriptional regulator: MAKQVVPEEKRRRRRPTRSGTVLSERLIVEAALRLLREHGSAGLTARRLGLALDCDPSTLYRYFRGMDELTLAIGDALIGEALRGWRPTGKWRADLHAVGVRIHAAYVAHPQAAQLTAGRVTGRPNELAADEAVLDVLRTAGFPLPETVRIYHAFIDQTLAFAALDAAALALPRAAQRADDGMWRSTYARLPAETHPRIAEAAALLSTRMVTSAYPTALEMLLDSAQTRLAALRENRPPAP; this comes from the coding sequence ATGGCCAAGCAGGTCGTGCCCGAGGAGAAGCGACGCAGGCGCCGGCCCACCAGGAGCGGCACCGTGCTGTCCGAGCGGCTGATCGTCGAGGCGGCGCTGCGGCTGCTGCGCGAGCACGGCAGCGCCGGACTCACCGCCCGCCGACTCGGCCTCGCCCTCGACTGCGACCCCAGCACCCTCTACCGCTACTTCCGGGGCATGGACGAACTCACCCTGGCCATCGGCGACGCCCTCATCGGCGAGGCGCTGCGCGGCTGGCGGCCGACGGGAAAGTGGCGGGCCGACCTGCACGCCGTCGGCGTGCGCATCCACGCGGCCTATGTCGCGCATCCGCAGGCCGCCCAGCTCACCGCCGGCCGGGTGACCGGCCGGCCCAACGAACTCGCCGCCGACGAGGCCGTGTTGGACGTGCTGCGCACGGCCGGCTTCCCGCTGCCGGAGACCGTGCGGATCTACCACGCCTTCATCGACCAGACCCTGGCCTTCGCCGCCCTGGACGCCGCGGCCCTGGCGCTGCCGCGGGCCGCGCAGCGCGCCGACGACGGCATGTGGCGCTCGACCTACGCCCGTCTGCCCGCCGAGACCCACCCGCGGATCGCCGAGGCGGCCGCGTTGCTGTCGACCCGCATGGTGACGAGCGCCTACCCGACGGCACTGGAGATGCTGCTGGACAGCGCGCAGACCCGACTGGCGGCCCTGCGCGAGAACCGTCCCCCCGCACCCTGA
- a CDS encoding DUF488 domain-containing protein: MKVRVRRVYDPPEPQDGVRVLVDRLWPRGVSKEAARVDEWPKGLTPSTELRRWYHAGEGSHEEFARRYEAELTAPEASELLDHVRELATKGPVTLLTSAKSPEQSHTAVLVRLLTADQP, encoded by the coding sequence ATGAAGGTCCGCGTACGTCGCGTCTACGACCCGCCCGAGCCGCAGGACGGTGTGCGGGTGCTGGTCGACCGGTTGTGGCCGCGCGGGGTGTCCAAGGAGGCGGCGCGCGTCGACGAGTGGCCCAAGGGCCTCACGCCGTCCACGGAACTGCGCCGCTGGTACCACGCGGGCGAGGGCTCCCACGAGGAGTTCGCCCGCCGGTACGAGGCGGAGCTCACCGCGCCCGAGGCGTCTGAACTCCTCGATCATGTACGCGAGTTGGCGACGAAGGGGCCGGTGACGCTGCTGACCTCCGCGAAATCCCCCGAGCAGAGCCACACGGCGGTGCTGGTCCGCCTGCTGACGGCGGACCAGCCCTGA
- a CDS encoding FAD-binding dehydrogenase, with the protein MDADVIVVGAGLAGLVAAHELTSRGRRVALVDQENAANLGGQAFWSFGGLFLVDSPEQRRLGIKDSFDLAWSDWQGSAQFDRTEDEDSWAVRWARAYVEWAAGEKRSWLAGHGISFVPTVGWAERGDLRADGHGNSVPRFHVAWGTGTGVVDPFVRHAKQAARDGLLTFHHRHRVDELVMEDGAARGVRGTVLAPDDSARGVASGRDPIGDFELTARAVVVTSGGIGADHDIVRRYWPERLGTPPAEMVTGVPAYVDGRMLDISAEAGVRLVNRDRMWHYTEGIQNWDPIWPGHGIRILPGPSSLWFDALGRRLPDPCLPGYDTLGTLKYLRTTEDIAGHDHSWFILTRRIVEKEFALSGSEQNPDITAKDRRAVLRDRLLGKGAPAPVQAFLDHGADFVIADTLDELVGKMNALTGKPLLDVDGLRRQIEARDLQMANPYSKDAQVQGIRNARRYIGDRLGRVATPHRVLDPEAGPLIAVKLHVLTRKTLGGIQTDLDSRALGADGQPVEGLYAAGEVAGFGGGGVHGYNALEGTFLGGCLFSGRAAGRAAAKQTG; encoded by the coding sequence ATGGACGCGGACGTCATCGTCGTCGGAGCGGGCCTCGCCGGCCTGGTCGCGGCGCACGAACTCACCAGCAGAGGCCGGCGGGTCGCCCTGGTCGACCAGGAGAACGCCGCCAACCTCGGCGGCCAGGCGTTCTGGTCCTTCGGCGGGCTCTTCCTCGTCGACTCTCCGGAACAGCGCCGCCTCGGCATCAAGGACTCCTTCGACCTGGCCTGGAGCGACTGGCAGGGCAGCGCGCAGTTCGACCGGACCGAGGACGAGGACTCCTGGGCGGTGCGCTGGGCGCGCGCCTACGTGGAGTGGGCGGCGGGGGAGAAGCGCAGCTGGCTCGCCGGGCACGGGATCTCCTTCGTGCCGACCGTCGGCTGGGCCGAACGCGGCGATCTGCGGGCCGACGGGCACGGCAACTCCGTGCCCCGCTTCCACGTCGCGTGGGGGACCGGCACCGGCGTCGTCGATCCGTTCGTCCGCCATGCCAAGCAGGCCGCCCGGGACGGACTGCTGACCTTCCACCACCGTCACCGCGTGGACGAACTGGTCATGGAGGACGGCGCCGCCCGCGGCGTACGCGGCACGGTCCTCGCCCCCGACGACTCCGCGCGCGGAGTCGCCTCCGGCCGCGACCCGATCGGCGACTTCGAGCTGACCGCCCGGGCCGTGGTCGTCACCAGCGGTGGCATCGGCGCCGACCACGACATCGTGCGGCGCTACTGGCCCGAGCGGCTCGGCACGCCCCCCGCCGAGATGGTGACCGGCGTGCCCGCCTACGTCGACGGCCGGATGCTCGACATCAGCGCCGAGGCCGGCGTCCGGCTGGTCAACCGCGACCGCATGTGGCACTACACCGAGGGCATCCAGAACTGGGACCCCATCTGGCCCGGCCACGGCATCCGCATCCTGCCCGGTCCGTCCTCCCTGTGGTTCGACGCCCTCGGCCGTCGGCTGCCCGACCCGTGCCTGCCCGGCTACGACACCCTCGGCACGCTCAAGTACCTGCGCACGACCGAGGACATCGCCGGCCACGACCACTCCTGGTTCATCCTCACCCGCAGGATCGTCGAGAAGGAGTTCGCGCTGTCGGGCTCCGAGCAGAACCCCGACATCACCGCCAAGGACCGCCGGGCCGTGCTGCGCGACCGGCTGCTCGGCAAGGGCGCCCCGGCGCCGGTGCAGGCGTTCCTCGACCACGGCGCGGACTTCGTGATCGCCGACACCCTCGACGAGCTCGTCGGCAAGATGAACGCCCTCACCGGGAAGCCGCTGCTCGACGTGGACGGACTGCGCCGGCAGATCGAGGCGCGTGACCTGCAGATGGCCAACCCGTACAGCAAGGACGCCCAGGTCCAGGGCATCCGCAACGCCCGCCGCTACATCGGCGACCGGCTCGGCCGCGTCGCCACCCCGCACCGCGTCCTCGACCCCGAGGCCGGGCCGCTGATCGCCGTCAAGCTGCACGTCCTCACCCGCAAGACGCTCGGCGGCATCCAGACCGACCTCGACTCACGCGCCCTGGGCGCCGACGGTCAGCCGGTCGAGGGCCTCTACGCGGCGGGGGAGGTGGCCGGCTTCGGCGGCGGCGGCGTCCACGGCTACAACGCTCTCGAAGGCACCTTCCTCGGCGGCTGCCTCTTCTCCGGGCGGGCGGCCGGGCGGGCGGCGGCGAAGCAGACCGGCTGA
- a CDS encoding LysR family transcriptional regulator ArgP, whose protein sequence is MTDLPLDQVRTLLAVVDEGTFDAAAAALHVTPSAVSQRVKALEQRTGRVLLLRTKPVRATESGEIVVRFARQLARLERDTRSELGMSAEGEPTRVTVAVNADSLATWFLPALARVPQEPPLCFELHREDETRTAELLREGLVMAAVTSSPDAVTGCSVRALGTMRYLAAASPEFAARHLADGPLRETLPRAPVMTLDRSDDLQDAFVRGLRRGAGGASTLRHAVPTSEGFVSSVVAGFGWGMVPEAQAQAPLRAGRLLSLAPRRPLDVPLYWQQWRLDSPALAAVADAVAATAAEALHPPRRDAPQRQDLPAADDAETCDPT, encoded by the coding sequence ATGACGGACCTGCCCCTCGACCAGGTACGGACGCTGCTCGCCGTGGTGGACGAGGGCACCTTCGACGCGGCCGCCGCCGCGCTGCACGTGACGCCGTCGGCGGTCAGTCAGCGGGTGAAGGCCCTGGAGCAGCGCACGGGCCGGGTGCTGCTGCTGCGCACCAAGCCGGTGCGGGCGACGGAGTCCGGGGAGATCGTCGTGCGGTTCGCCCGCCAGCTGGCCCGGCTTGAGCGCGACACGCGGTCCGAGCTGGGCATGAGCGCAGAGGGCGAGCCCACCCGGGTGACGGTCGCGGTGAACGCCGACTCCCTCGCCACCTGGTTCCTGCCCGCCCTGGCCCGGGTGCCGCAGGAACCGCCGCTCTGTTTCGAACTGCACCGCGAGGACGAGACGCGGACGGCGGAACTGCTGCGCGAGGGGCTGGTGATGGCGGCGGTGACCTCGTCGCCCGACGCGGTGACGGGCTGCTCCGTGCGCGCGCTGGGCACGATGCGCTACCTGGCCGCCGCGAGCCCCGAGTTCGCGGCCCGTCATCTCGCCGACGGCCCGCTGCGCGAGACCCTCCCCCGGGCGCCCGTGATGACGCTGGACCGCAGCGACGACCTCCAGGACGCCTTCGTACGCGGCCTGCGCCGCGGGGCGGGCGGCGCGAGCACCCTGCGCCACGCCGTGCCGACCTCGGAGGGCTTCGTGAGCTCGGTCGTCGCGGGCTTCGGCTGGGGCATGGTCCCCGAGGCGCAGGCGCAAGCGCCGCTGCGGGCCGGCCGGCTGCTCTCCCTCGCCCCGCGCCGGCCCCTGGACGTCCCCCTGTACTGGCAGCAGTGGCGGCTCGACTCGCCCGCGCTGGCCGCGGTCGCGGACGCGGTGGCGGCGACGGCGGCCGAGGCCCTGCACCCTCCACGCCGGGACGCACCGCAGCGCCAGGACCTCCCCGCGGCGGATGATGCGGAGACCTGCGACCCGACCTGA
- a CDS encoding TetR/AcrR family transcriptional regulator: MAVQQTTGRVTRRRVRTRANLLDAAFAVFAAKGYGRVSIEEVCEAAGYSRGAFYSNFGSLDELFFALYQERADVIARQVADALAGDGPDLDVPASVDRVTEVLLLDLDWLLVKTDFLVHAARDPAVAQTLLEHRARLRRAIADRLSRARGHTPLPVVLGDADCAARAVVAAYDGVTTQLLLDKDVNSARAWLKQLLTALLTDGSGQHA, translated from the coding sequence ATGGCAGTGCAGCAGACGACGGGACGCGTCACCCGGCGCCGCGTCCGCACCCGCGCCAACCTGCTCGACGCCGCCTTCGCCGTGTTCGCCGCCAAGGGCTACGGCCGGGTCTCGATCGAGGAGGTCTGCGAGGCCGCCGGCTACAGCAGGGGTGCCTTCTACTCCAACTTCGGCAGCCTCGACGAACTGTTCTTCGCCCTCTACCAGGAGCGTGCGGACGTCATCGCCCGGCAGGTCGCCGACGCCCTCGCCGGCGACGGGCCCGACCTCGACGTGCCGGCCTCCGTGGACCGCGTCACCGAGGTGCTCCTCCTCGACCTGGACTGGCTGCTGGTGAAGACGGACTTCCTGGTGCACGCCGCCCGCGACCCGGCCGTCGCGCAGACCCTGCTCGAACACCGGGCCCGACTGCGCCGCGCGATCGCCGACCGGCTGTCCCGGGCCCGCGGCCACACGCCCCTGCCCGTCGTGCTCGGCGACGCCGACTGCGCCGCCCGCGCGGTGGTCGCCGCCTACGACGGCGTCACCACCCAACTGCTGCTGGACAAGGATGTGAACAGCGCCCGCGCCTGGCTCAAGCAACTGCTCACCGCGCTGCTGACCGACGGCAGCGGACAACACGCCTGA